The following coding sequences are from one Hymenobacter sp. DG25A window:
- a CDS encoding BlaI/MecI/CopY family transcriptional regulator: MQPSFPELTRAEEQVMQVLWRRGPSYVKDVVPELPAPTPAYNTVSTIIRILEQKGFVDHEAFGRTHRYFPIVAQDAYRRFSLGKLLGGYFGGSFSRLVSFFAQEENLDAAQLDELLRHAQSSPPSTPPADEPGSAPRADDNAPAA; this comes from the coding sequence ATGCAACCTTCCTTTCCTGAGCTAACCCGTGCCGAGGAGCAAGTAATGCAGGTGCTCTGGCGCCGTGGCCCTTCCTACGTGAAGGACGTGGTGCCCGAGCTACCGGCCCCTACGCCGGCCTACAATACGGTATCCACCATTATCCGCATTCTGGAGCAGAAAGGCTTTGTAGACCACGAAGCCTTTGGCCGCACGCACCGCTACTTCCCTATTGTAGCGCAGGATGCTTATCGGCGGTTTTCCCTGGGCAAGCTGCTGGGCGGCTACTTCGGGGGCTCCTTCTCCCGGCTGGTTTCCTTTTTCGCCCAGGAAGAAAACCTCGATGCTGCCCAGCTCGACGAGTTGCTGCGGCATGCCCAGTCTTCGCCACCCTCAACCCCGCCCGCCGATGAACCAGGTTCTGCCCCTCGCGCCGACGACAATGCTCCCGCTGCTTAG
- a CDS encoding TonB family protein, translated as MNQVLPLAPTTMLPLLSWMLQSTLCLGACWLLYRYALRQERFFTFNRRFLLFTPWLALGLPGLLALLKPWLPAIQNPANGLLNGGLLPELTISSGAAGANLATQLPEWLPSSLLLLYLTGVLVVLMRLGTHLLHLWLAARRFPREARPGYVLVHTGGRRPTSSFGRWVFWDDSTTLSSDEARVVLAHELAHVQQGHSWERLSLEATQALLWFCPFIHFYPPALALVHEFLADEQALRATASSPAAPVAESYTALLARLALRQLHPDLPLTHSFTQSFTLTRIRMLTSQTPARRWKQWLLLPIGAILFVAVACENAPDLDKPATTATSKDSQYGTPPPPPPPPYTTNAADTPPPPPPPALSNVEVMPEYPGGQTALFSALLKNTRYPAVAVQQKLQGKALVSFIVNTDGSISAVKLERGVTAAAGQQAAATTLNEEALRVVRELPGKWTPGLNKGKRVAVQFAVPITFALR; from the coding sequence ATGAACCAGGTTCTGCCCCTCGCGCCGACGACAATGCTCCCGCTGCTTAGCTGGATGCTGCAAAGCACCCTGTGTCTGGGGGCCTGCTGGCTGCTATACCGCTATGCGCTGCGGCAGGAGCGCTTCTTTACTTTTAACCGCCGCTTCCTGCTCTTCACCCCCTGGCTGGCGCTGGGGCTACCGGGCTTACTGGCACTGCTGAAGCCGTGGCTCCCGGCTATTCAAAATCCCGCCAACGGGCTGCTGAATGGCGGCCTGCTGCCCGAGCTGACTATATCATCCGGCGCAGCGGGGGCCAATCTTGCAACTCAGCTGCCGGAGTGGCTGCCCTCCTCGCTCCTTCTCCTTTATCTGACCGGGGTACTTGTTGTGCTTATGCGGCTAGGCACACACCTGCTGCATCTGTGGCTGGCCGCCCGCCGCTTTCCCCGGGAGGCCCGGCCCGGCTATGTACTGGTGCACACCGGTGGGCGGCGCCCTACCAGCTCCTTTGGCCGCTGGGTTTTCTGGGATGATTCTACTACTCTTTCCTCCGATGAGGCCCGGGTGGTGCTGGCCCATGAGCTGGCCCACGTGCAGCAGGGTCACTCCTGGGAGCGGCTGAGTCTGGAGGCGACCCAGGCCCTGCTATGGTTCTGCCCTTTTATTCATTTCTATCCCCCGGCTTTAGCGCTGGTGCATGAGTTTCTGGCCGATGAGCAGGCGCTGCGTGCTACGGCTTCTTCCCCGGCTGCTCCCGTGGCAGAATCCTACACGGCCCTGTTGGCCCGCCTGGCGCTGCGCCAGCTGCACCCGGACTTACCACTTACCCATTCTTTTACCCAATCCTTCACCTTAACCCGTATTCGTATGCTTACCTCCCAAACGCCTGCACGGCGCTGGAAGCAGTGGCTGCTGCTCCCCATTGGTGCCATCTTATTCGTGGCTGTTGCCTGCGAAAATGCCCCGGACCTAGATAAGCCGGCCACCACGGCTACCAGTAAAGATTCCCAATACGGGACGCCCCCACCGCCGCCACCGCCACCTTACACCACCAATGCCGCTGACACCCCACCACCGCCCCCACCCCCGGCTCTTTCAAATGTTGAGGTGATGCCGGAATACCCTGGTGGGCAAACGGCGCTTTTCTCTGCTCTTCTAAAAAATACGCGGTACCCCGCCGTGGCAGTGCAACAAAAGCTTCAGGGCAAGGCCCTGGTAAGCTTTATAGTAAATACCGATGGCAGTATAAGCGCCGTGAAATTGGAACGAGGCGTAACGGCCGCAGCGGGGCAGCAGGCAGCAGCCACCACCCTGAATGAAGAAGCCTTGCGGGTAGTGCGCGAGCTGCCGGGCAAATGGACACCGGGCCTTAACAAAGGCAAGCGGGTAGCGGTGCAGTTTGCCGTTCCCATCACCTTTGCGCTACGCTAA